The following DNA comes from Triticum aestivum cultivar Chinese Spring unplaced genomic scaffold, IWGSC CS RefSeq v2.1 scaffold157840, whole genome shotgun sequence.
atcatcaatcgtggaaatcgctctaggacccaaaaacactgagtaatagtccaagaaacgggccagaatcggccaaaactgtgagtgttgatgatcgacacttaatcgcatcttggggttcaatatctatggaaattgcttcgggagcccaaaacggcgagtaatagtccacgaaacgggtcagaattggccaaaactatgagtgttgacgatggacacgtaaacgcacccgggggatcctcaatcatggaaatcgctctcggaccccagaacactgagtaatagtccaagaaacgggcctgaatcggccaaaactgtgagtgttgatgaccgacacgtaatcgcaccttggggttcaacatctatggaaatcgcttcgggaccgaaaacggtgagtaatagtacaagaAGCGGGCAAAGACTTGGCCAAAGCTGCGATTGTAGACGACAGACACATAAGCGCATcttggggatcgttaatcgtggaaatcgctttgggaccccaaacagtgagtaatagtccacgaaacgggtcacaatcgaccaaaattgcgagtgttgatgaccgacacatagacgcaccccggtgttcgtcaatcgtggaaatcactgtcggaccccaaaactaagtaatagtccaagaagcgggCTAGAATCgatcaaaactgcgattgttgattaccgacacgtaagcgcaccttggggttcaataaccatgaaaatcgctttgggatcccaaaacggtgagtaatagtccacaaaacgggccagaattgacaaaaaaCAGGAGTGTTGATGAGTGACACGTAAACGCagcctggggttcgtcaatcgtggaaatcactttgggaccccaaaactgagtaatagtccaagaaacgggccagaatcggcccaaactgcgagtcttgatgaccaacacgtaagcacaccttggggttcggcaaccatggaaatcgctcggggacccaaaacggtgagtaataatacGTGAAAGAACCCATAATCGGACAAATCTAGGATTGTTgttgaacgatacataaacgcaccctagggttcgtcaatcatggaaatcgctcagagaccccaaaacactgagtaatagttcaagaaacgggccagaatcagccaaaactacgagtgttgatgactgacacgtaagcgcaccttggggtttaataaccatggaaatcgctttgggatcccaaaacggtgagtaatagtccacaaaacgagtcagaatcgacaaaaaacgggagtgttgatgaccgacacgtaaacgcaccccggggttcgtcaatcgtggaaatcacttcgggaccccaaaactgagtaataatccaagaaacgggccagaatcggcccaaattgtgAGTCTTCATGATCAACACGTAAGCTCACCTTGGGGTTCggaaaccatggaaatcgcttggggaccccaaaacggtgagtaataatccgtgAAAGAACATAGAATCGGACAAATCTAGTATTGTTgttgaacgatacataaacgcaccccggggttcgtcaatcatggaaatcgctcaaggACCACAAAACActgagtaacagtccaagaaacgggccagagtcggccaaaactgcgagtgttgatgaccgacacgtaaccgcaccttggggttcaacaattatggaaatcgctttgggaccccaaaacggtgtgtaatagtccatgaaaccggtcagaattggccaaaatggtgagtcttgacgatggacacgtaaacgcaccctggggttcgtcaatcatggaaatcgctcagggaccacaAAACACTGAGNNNNNNNNNNGTGCTATGGACACGGCAGCTTATCAAGGTACCGGAGATTGGGGTATAGTTAGCAAGGAGAAGTATAAGTTGCCTGCTAGAAGATATCCACAAAAGCCCAGAAAACTTAACTGCCCCTCTTACATGTCAAAAGGGACCTGCACATACGGGCCCTCATGCCACCTCAATCACCCACCGGTAAAATCTGCGTCACTTTACTGTCATATTATGTATTGCTCTAAACTTTTTTGGCAAGAAAACGTTGTTGGTTTCCGTACTTCGTTGAATGCTGCAATTTTGCTTAGCACAATAGGTTGTGTAAATTATCGCTGTCATATCCGCGCCATTTGTCATGCAGCTGTGTAGTTAGTACTGGGATCTATATTTCAATGCATTAAGCTCACACCTGCAGTCCCTGCTGGTATGCTTCTACATATATGTTCATATGCATGCCCTTTTTCTGTATAAAAAATGCAGTCTCTAGCATCCTTTCTGGTCCCTAGATAAGCAGGAGATGATGTAGCATCTTATAAGTTTTATGTGCTGATAATTGTAGTGGACGTTTGAAAGCCTGATTAATATGTACCTCATTCACTACTTTGTTCATGAGCTATTTAGTAACTTATCATCCTCTTTTTTGATGATGTTGTCACTGCAGCAGCTTAAATCTAGGTCAGATGAATCATGGCGTCCCTCTGAACGAAGGAACCATGGCGCTGCAGAAATTCTGGAACTGAACTGCCTTGGCCTTCCCATTAGAGAAGTATGCCTATGCTATCTTTTCATCTGTTGGAGTTGGTACTTATGATTTATATTGGAAAATGTTGAAACTGAATGGCAGTCCAAATTACTGTTCAGGGAGCAAGAAACTGTGACTACTCTATGCGAACTGGTGCTTGCAGATATGGCAAAAACTGCCATTTTAACCATCCAGACCATGTGATTGATGCTCAGTTCAATCCACCAACAGGGTGGGAGGATAATGCTTTGCAAATGGAGAAATCTTCTGATCATACATTAGATGAGACATCACGCATGAAGAAATCTTCCGATGATGCGACCTTCGATGACAGATCAGACATGAAGAAATCTTCCGATGATGCGGCGTTAGATGACAGATCACACTTGAAGAAACCTTCTGATGGTGCGATCGTAGATGACACATCATACTCAAAGAAGTCTTCTGACAATGACAACTCATCTAGCTCTGGTGTCCTGCCACCAAGCATATTTAGAATGCTTCTACCTCCCCCAAAAGTACTGCCTAGCACGGAAGGAAAGGCGAAAAAGGTACGTGCTGTTTCTTCCCTATATTATGCGATGTTTAGATCTGCATTTGCACACATCTCTTGGATATTGCTACTTTGCGACACTGCACTGTACATTCCTAGATTTTGACTGGTCTGTGCCTTTTTTTTTTTGCTAATTTCCTCCTATCTGCTTCATGCAGAAGTCAGACTGGTCATCAGACGATTCCGATGGTTGCTGTTCAGCAGATAGTTCAGATGGACCTTTGTGCAAGCAGGGGGAGCACGTGGATTACGCTGAGAGGCCTGGCAGACCAGAATATCACCACCCAAAACAGTCAAAAGACAAAGAAGAGGTAAACTATCCTGAGAGGCCTGGCAAACCAGATTGCCCCTTCTACATGAGATTTGGTGATTGTAAATTTGCATCAGCATGCAACTATCACCACCCAAAAGACAAATACCCAGCTGGGAGACCTGATGAACCAGAATGCCCATTCCTTATGAAGCGTGGGTACTTTAAACTTAGGGCACAATGTAAGTTTTATCACCCAGAGGCTTCAAATCCTACCATGCAGAGCCCAACAGATGCAAAAAGATCTGTTACCACTGATGAACATCATCCATCTACAGGAATCACATTACAAGACTATATGCTTCCCCAGCAACCGCAGTATCCTGAGAGGCCTGGTCAGCCGAGTGCCGGTACTACTTGCAGTTTGGGAAATGCAAATATCTGTCTGCATGTATATTTCACCATCCAAAAGATGGAGTTGCAGCTCACTCTGATCAGGTTGGACCTGGCATGCCAGATTGTCCTTTCTATATGAAAGCTGGGAAATGTCAATTTGGATCAGCATGTGAATTTCGTCATCCCAAAGATATACATTCAAGTTCAACTACAGAGGTATATTCTATTATCAGTGGTCAATGTTCAAGTAAACACTGTTGATTCAATCATAACTAGTTTGCAATTGTTCCTTTTTCTCTGGCTGATCCCTGTTGCATTTTTAGGCATGCCTTTAAGTATAGTAAATAGTACTGGTCAGCTCAGTCCTGTGTACTGGGAACTGGGAAAGACATCTTTACTAGCATTGACATTTATGCAAATGAAAACTGAATAAATTGTGCGTTGAGAATTCTTGTCCAATTTACAGTGAGTACAGTACTATTTTCTGTGCTTGTTTACTACCTCATCGTACGAATGAAATCTGTTCTGAACCTTTTCGGTTCCTATTGCACATCTGAACTCCGAATGTTTGAAGTATCCACACAACACAAAGATGGCCACTGAAAAAATGATGGTATGGACTATGGAGTGCTAGGAGAGGCTAAATagtaaatattactccctccgtcccacaatgtaaaatgtttttgcaagctaaaatagcttgcaaaaatgtcttacgttgtgggacagagggagtagttatctGTGTAGTAGCAAAGAATTTTTTTTAATCTACAATCTGAAGTGCAATGCAGGTTGCTCTTTATTTCTACAATGTTGATCATGATCTTGTTGATTTTTCTTCATTTATCAGAAGTAGAAATATGTATGTCATGTCACCCAATTGAAAGAACATAGATGCTCGGTTTTGTTACCAGTGAATGCTCATGGATGTCATTCTGTTCCAGGAAGCATTTTGTAAGAGAAGTGGGTCTGGGGCGTACCACAATTTGTCAAGGTCAGATAATGGTGTGGAGCAACAAGAGAGCATCATGTATCCTGAAAGGCCCGGTGAACCCAAGTGTGCCCACTACATGAGGCAGGGCTACTGTTAGTTTCAGATGAACTGCAAATACCATCATCCAGGAGACCGGCTGTCTAAGAAACAGTATGTATGTAAGACTCGTATAAATTTTCAGAAAAAGCTCGATTCCGCTGCCTTttagatgatgttgatgatgattttcTGCGAGTGTTGTTTCAATTGCAGTGAAGTCATCCGCAGCGACCACTTGAGCAAAGCAGGGACACGCTGGTTACCGCACGAATGCTACCAACGGAAAGGTAGGTACCTCTTGTGCAGTGATGTTGCTGATAGGAGTTGCTATTGCTTTGGAATTCTCCTGAAACAGCCTCCCCTTGACATGGCCGACTTAACTTGGTGcctgtttgttttgttttgttttgcagcATTGTCTTGATGTGTGAGCAGGTGTTGTTAGAGCAGGCTGGCTGGCTCAAGTGTGAGCGTGACTGACGACTGAAGAGAGAGGAGTAGGAGGATTCTGATGAATGAACTAAAGCTTGGAGCTAATATAATCGTCATCGTTTTTCTGGGGTTGTATGAGCGAGTAGTTGCTAGTTATGTCTGTTTTGAGCGCGTTTGAGCTGTGTTGGTGAAAGGTACGGCCACGACGACGCCGGCGGCCGGGAGGCGCTCGACTCCGTCTTCGCCCACATTGTCGGCGCCGAGGCCGCCATCGTGCGCCCCCAGGTTTTCCCATCCATCCCACATTCAGTTGCCACGCTCTGCTGACGACCTGAGCCTGAGCTCCGGGTGACGAACACTTGTTGTTGGTTTGGCAGTTCTTCTCCGGCACTCACGCCATCGCCTGCGCTCTGTTCGCGCTGCTGTGGCCTGGACACGAGGTAATTAATATGGACATGACTGAACCGAAACGCCAAATTCTGGCATTGTTTCTGCTGGACTCAGAGAACTGATGACAGACAGCTCCTACTACAGCTCTTGGCGGTCGCCGGGCCTCCCTACGACACCCTGGAGGAGGTCATTGGGATCAGGGATTCGGCCAATGTAGGATCGCTCAAGGACTTTGGGGTGACCTACCGAGAAGTTCCGGTGAGCTGATTATTCCCCTCCAGATATCTGCTACTACTCTGTGTTACATTGTGCTACTCTATGTTACTTTGCCTCTGCTACTCTGGTGTGTTACATTGTGCTTTTGAATGGCTTGCTGATGTGGATTCAGTTGTAGCTCGCAGCAGATGGTGGCCTTGACTGGGCGCGCTTGCTTGTGCCGTCAGACCGGAGACTGGGTGCGCGCTCATACAGAGGTCCTGTGGTTACTCGTGGCGCAAGAGCCTCGGCGTAGATGATATCCGTAGAGCCATCAATTTGATCAAGGCAAGATTATATCATTTGTATTTGGGGGGAAGCAGAGTATTCCATTATCTACTTAACTCATGTACATACTGTGGAGTAGGTACTGACATTGTTCATGTTTTGGGTCTCACTTCAGCTGCAAAATCCAAACTGCAAGGTCATGGTGGACAACTGCTATGGTGAATTCGTCGAGACATCAGAGCCTCCAATGGTGGTATGTTCACCATGGTCATCATCATATGAGTAACAGAGCAGCACAGCAGTCCTACCCAATTCTAATTGGGCATTTGCATGACAGGGAGCAGATCTTATTGCTGGCAGCTTGATAAAGAACCCCGGTGGTACCATTGCGCCGTGTGGTGGCTACGTTGCCGGGAAGAAAGATTTGGTTGCTGCAGCTGCAGCTCGCCTATCTGCACCGGGCCTTGGGGTGGAGTTTGGGTCCGCACCTGGACATGTTATGCGAGCGATGTTTCAGGGCTTGTTTCTTGCTCCGCAAATGGTTGGAGAGGCAGTAAAAGTAGGTTccttgtcagttctttgcctcttTGAGAAAATTATGCATGCAATTGCAAGTGACAAACTTATACTATCCACAGGGGGGTTTGCTAATTGCAGAGGTCATGTCAGCCAAGGGCTATAGAGTTCAACCACTTCCAAGGGCGCCACGCCATAATATTGTGCAGGTTGCTTTTAAGTTTAACTTTGATTAGTCTGAAAAGGCTTTAACATTAATTCACTAGCAAATGAGTATCCACACAAGCAAATATGACAGTATCCATGTATGATACAACATTACAACTTATTATTTTTGGATAAATCAGCATAGCAACTGTGATGTGTCACAAATTCAGAAAGCTGATGTAGTGAAAACAGATTGCAGAAAAATAAACATCAATAGAGTAGAGTAAGATAACTGATGAATGATGGTACTCTTCAAATGTTTAAATTTTGTGGAGAACACATGGCTGCAGAAACCATCTAAAAAGTTTGATCCTGACAGAAGGTCAAGCGGTCTCTTTAAGTCATTACACTCTGTGCCTGTCAGTGCTAACATATCGCGGCATCCTTAAGACCAAGGAAATATTTTTTTTTTACTCACAGGCAGTAGAGCTTGGCAACAGGGAGAGACTCATAGCATTCTGTGAAGTTGTCCAACAAACCTGCCCAGTAGGATCATTTATTACGCCAACCGCTGGGGAAACTCCGGGTTATGCTTCAGAGGTGTGTTTGTATACCCTCCACTATAAATGTGTGCTTATTGTTATTTGAGGGCAGTTTCTTCCATGTATTTACTATTTCGCTCTAACTGAGTTGTACTGTCGGCCAAAAATAGTTTCTGCATACTTTCCTTTTTGCTTTGATATAAGAGTGATTAGTTCACTTGAAACAGGTCATTTTTGCTGATGGGACATTCATGGATGGAAGCACAAGCGAGCTATCATGTGACGGGCCCTTAAGAGATCCATATGCTGTCTTCTGTCAGGTCAGTTGAGAATTTGCATCCTGATTAATTGCGCTAATGCACAACGGACTCTAATGGTCCTGGGTACCAAGTTTAAGGTTTGAGAGCCTGAGCCATCAAGTACGCCTTCTCCACCCTTGCGCTGATGGCTCTTTTCCCTTGAAACGTATTGATGCAGGGAGGAACGCATTGGACACAGTGGGCTCTTGTCCTGGGTGAAGTTCTGAAGGTCATACAGCTGTTTGTTACCAGAACCATGACTCATTTCTGGACTGGAAGGTCATAGCGCCGTTTGTTACCAAAAGACGTTCCATTTCTTGAAAGGGTAGGCTCTTGGTTAACTATAATTGATTAGTGAGTACGTCTAGATTGAAGTGGGAATCATCACCTGATCTTCATAGTTTGCTTGTTATCGATGCTGTAATATCTGACAATGGTG
Coding sequences within:
- the LOC123172139 gene encoding uncharacterized protein (The sequence of the model RefSeq protein was modified relative to this genomic sequence to represent the inferred CDS: added 766 bases not found in genome assembly); its protein translation is MDDDDSVQDHKQQGIIDGTDDIAVEKQEKVLEQCSRATTDAYTVKEKEMVVEQGVIDPRYMDLATEDQVKLSIIDDQGTVPMDEAVVKGHDEAVVQYASDAIVTIEDEAPVEEHDTVGNQGVIDEKGRTKDVIDVEGHGYVNEQVIVNNWGTSSDATALEGHKNEAEPWIGEEQIAGKDMDGVHAEGNMLEQRTSDKQGATQSDFTVDKLKDVAERVRHGWGAPEDDLAMDRTAYQGTRDWGIVNKERVKLPEDDCAMDTAAYQGTGDWGIVSKEKYKLPARRYPQKPRKLNCPSYMSKGTCTYGPSCHLNHPPQLKSRSDESWRPSERRNHGAAEILELNCLGLPIREGARNCDYSMRTGACRYGKNCHFNHPDHVIDAQFNPPTGWEDNALQMEKSSDHTLDETSRMKKSSDDATFDDRSDMKKSSDDAALDDRSHLKKPSDGAIVDDTSYSKKSSDNDNSSSSGVLPPSIFRMLLPPPKVLPSTEGKAKKKSDWSSDDSDGCCSADSSDGPLCKQGEHVDYAERPGRPEYHHPKQSKDKEEVNYPERPGKPDCPFYMRFGDCKFASACNYHHPKDKYPAGRPDEPECPFLMKRGYFKLRAQ